DNA sequence from the Halorussus limi genome:
AGTTTCGACGGGCGGAACGACGAACCGGTCACGCGACCACCGACTCGCGCCGGGTGCTTGACCGTTGCCTTCGAACCGTTGAGTTCGGCCTTGAACAGCACGGTCTTGAACCGCGACACCTCCTCGGTCCCGGCCTCGACGACCGCGGTCCGGCGACGGTCGTTCTCTCGGTAGGCGATGGTGATGGTGTCCTGGAAGAACGATTCGAGTTCGCCGGGAACCTGCCCGACGTTGATGTCGAAGATGGCCGAGAGCGGGACCGTCGTCTTCGAGTCGCCGGACGCCAGCACCAGACGCTTCCGACTGAGGACGATTCGTCCTTTGACCGGGTCTGGCGAATCGAAGGTGTCGAGGCTGAAACGTGCGACGAAGTCGGCGATGACCTTTTCGGACATGGTAGACGAAACCGAGGACGCTCGCTGTCCGCGCGCCTCTTTGAAACCTAATTCTCAGTCGGGGTAAATATTTTTTCGGTCCCCGAGCGCCACTCCGCCGAAGCCACGAGACCTAACTGTCTCTCGCTCGTTCCGTGGTGTAGATGTCGACCGAAACGTCCGGTGAGGTGTTCGACCGGCGCACGACACTCAAAGTCATCGCCGGATTCGCCGTGGCCGGACTGCTCCTCTACTTCTTCGGCCGGGTAATCGGGTGGAACGAAATCCTCCGGACGTTCCGGAACGCCAACCCCGTCTGGATCGGTCTCGCGTGTCTCTCGACGGTGGTCTCGCTCGTCATCTGGGCGAAGTCGTGGGACATCATCCTCTGTACGGTGGGAATCGACGTTCCCTTCCCGAAAATTGTCACGACCTACTTCGCGGCGACCTTCGCCGACTACGCGACGCCGTTCGGCAAGGCGGGGGGCGGCCCCTTCATCGCCTACGTGCTGGCGGCCGACACCGAGGCCAACTACCAGGACAGTCTCGCGAGCGTCGTGACCGCCGACCTGCTCAACCTGCTTCCGTTCTTCACCTTCGCGGGACTGGGAACCCTCGCGCTCCTGATACAGGGAGAAGTGCCCAAACAGGCCGAACTGCTCGTGGCCGGACTCGGC
Encoded proteins:
- a CDS encoding lysylphosphatidylglycerol synthase transmembrane domain-containing protein is translated as MSTETSGEVFDRRTTLKVIAGFAVAGLLLYFFGRVIGWNEILRTFRNANPVWIGLACLSTVVSLVIWAKSWDIILCTVGIDVPFPKIVTTYFAATFADYATPFGKAGGGPFIAYVLAADTEANYQDSLASVVTADLLNLLPFFTFAGLGTLALLIQGEVPKQAELLVAGLGGMAVVLPLIIYGSYRHQQFVERLLMKVIGPIAKRVERINADNVRDRIDEFYELVDRIAASRGQLAKTLVYAYVGWLFFAAPLYFAGLTLGVSHQLTPILVLFVVPASSLAGVVPTPGGVGGVEFALVGLIVALTTLQADVAASAALVYRVASYWFALALGGIAAFFVIHRT